In the genome of Carboxydothermus pertinax, the window TTCCGGATTTAGCCCAGAGTAAATATTTAAAAGTAGCCAATCGCCTGGGGGTAGCGGTGGAAGAAGTATACCGGGCGATGGAAGTTATCAAAAGCTTGGATCCCAAACCAGGAAGGAATTTTGCAGCATTAAAAGAAGTGAGATACGTAGTTCCGGATATTACTGTAGAAAAAGTAGAAGGAGAGTATATTATTTTAGTTAATGATAGCCTGTTGCCGCGTTTAAATATCAATAATGTGTACCGGAATATTTTAAAGCAAAAGGGACACGATGAAAAAACCAAAAAGTATGTAGAGAAAAAATTAAATCAGGCAATCTGGCTTATAAAAAGTATTGAGCAACGTCGTTTTACTTTGTATCGTGTGGCCCGTTTTATTGTTGACTACCAGAGGGAATTTCTAGAGTACGGCCTTAAGTATTTAAAGCCGCTAACTTTAAAACAGGTAGCCAAGGAACTTAATTTACACGAGTCCACCATTTCCAGAGCCTGTGCCAATAAATATATGGCAACTCCCCGGGGAACTTTTGAACTGAAGTATTTCTTTGCAACGGCTTTGGAAAGCGAGAAGGGGAATTTTTCTTCCTCTACCAGCATTAAAGCGCAAATTAAAGAACTAATTGCCCGGGAAAATCCCCAGGATCCTTTATCTGACCAGAAAATTGCCGATATTTTAACCCAGGGGGGCGTAAAGATTTCCCGTAGGACCGTTGCAAAGTACCGGGAAGAGCTGGGGATTTTAGCGGCGGCTAAGAGAAGAAAAGTGTAGAAATTACGACGGGCGCAAGCCCGTTTTTCTTTTTGATATATTGAGCAAATTCCAAAAACTTCAACCGGGCAAATTGTTAAAATGCCTTTAAGGTAAAAGGCGACTGACCTGTTTAAAGTTACTACTGCTATTTGACAAGTATGCTTTTAAAATTCAAAAAATAAAGATATTTTTTCTGAAAAATGTTTTATACGTTTAAAACTTGCCTACCTTAGAATAATCGTTTTATAATACAAGAGAAGCAATCTAAGTTTTTCCATTTAATTTTCCATAAAGGAGGAGTTAGAATGGCGGTTAAAGTAGGGATTAACGGTTTTGGCCGGATTGGCCGGAACATGTTTCGTGCTGCCTTAAACAATCCGGAAATTGAAATTGTAGCGGTAAACGATTTAGCCGATGCTAAAACTTTAGCTCACCTCTTAAAATATGACTCGGTTCATGGTATTTTTGGTGCAGAAGTAGAAGCCAAAGACGATGCTCTAGTGGTCAACGGCAAAGAAGTTAAAGTTTATGCCGAAAAAGACCCGGCTAACTTACCCTGGAAGGAGTTAGGAGTAGAAATAGCCATTGAGTCGACCGGTAAGTTCACTAAAAAAGCTGATGCTGCTAAACACTTAGAAGCTGGCGCCAAAAAAGTTATCATTTCCGCTCCAGCTACCGATGAAGACATTACCATCGTAATGGGGGTAAACCAGGATAAATACGATCCAGCCAATCACCACGTGATTTCCAATGCTTCCTGCACCACCAACTGCTTAGCTCCCGTTGCTAAAGTGCTGCATGAAAAATTCGGTATAGTTAAAGGCCTGATGACTACCGTTCACTCTTATACCAACGACCAGCGGATTTTGGACCTGCCT includes:
- the rpoN gene encoding RNA polymerase factor sigma-54, with amino-acid sequence MTMDFGLNLEQTQKLILTPELKQAITILQLNTLELVNFIEQQVEANPLLEIENDDDKEVDEIEEMEERQEMREIAEYFADSSDLGPGFSQKDEEKRSYEPASSADNSLWEHLSFQLHFLKLPQLDNKIGEFIIGNIDENGYLTCAPEEIAEILKIEKEVVLRVLKIIQNFDPPGVGARGLLECLLIQAEQKNLLTPLIKEIITNYLPDLAQSKYLKVANRLGVAVEEVYRAMEVIKSLDPKPGRNFAALKEVRYVVPDITVEKVEGEYIILVNDSLLPRLNINNVYRNILKQKGHDEKTKKYVEKKLNQAIWLIKSIEQRRFTLYRVARFIVDYQREFLEYGLKYLKPLTLKQVAKELNLHESTISRACANKYMATPRGTFELKYFFATALESEKGNFSSSTSIKAQIKELIARENPQDPLSDQKIADILTQGGVKISRRTVAKYREELGILAAAKRRKV
- the gap gene encoding type I glyceraldehyde-3-phosphate dehydrogenase, producing MAVKVGINGFGRIGRNMFRAALNNPEIEIVAVNDLADAKTLAHLLKYDSVHGIFGAEVEAKDDALVVNGKEVKVYAEKDPANLPWKELGVEIAIESTGKFTKKADAAKHLEAGAKKVIISAPATDEDITIVMGVNQDKYDPANHHVISNASCTTNCLAPVAKVLHEKFGIVKGLMTTVHSYTNDQRILDLPHKDLRRARAAATSIIPTTTGAAKAVALVLPELKGKLNGFAMRVPTPNVSVVDLVVELEKSASKEEINEALKAAAEGELKGILGYTDLPLVSVDFNGNPLSSIVDGLSTMVIEGNMAKVVSWYDNEWGYSNRLVDLAVYIAKKGL